From Osmerus eperlanus chromosome 28, fOsmEpe2.1, whole genome shotgun sequence, the proteins below share one genomic window:
- the znf608 gene encoding zinc finger protein 608 isoform X2, whose product MNRFLKGKNGPMTDCGELSGCPNATAVSDRLTAFPTVQIRGNFNEESRKFSSKRNKTSKDSETPLLALCGIAEICVGKTTETQGRPGEALEMNSAPGRAVSNLNTSDVTASCAKGKEERKGKNLIRGWKRERDAVRTRKDKQNDGQTSPVFKSIPDRSCPFGSRENPCHCADGGMGDICGLDCRIKSSAIVVRRNDNTGTPAKKPRTEKVDPMFTVPAPPPPGPVGPPGPVSSAPFPPPVVAPGPRKLLVRTRSIGTSTQDGSGSDSDMGGVGPCQPGTSVNLEGIVWHETEEGVLVVNVTWRKRTYVGTLLDCTKHDWAPPRFCESPSSDPETPGGRGRGKRMRLAIPERPCVDPALPKVRGLPHKNRGGGVSGGGAIGGVIHSKGRRGSLNLINNCRTPPFFSVEEAKISPAPLAVGKRKNKPPADLDLSLVTDDNKTGNGKRIRAKSRSAPSTPQGKSDPSFLDPACTSPILIDCPHPNCTKRYKHINGLRYHQTHAHLEVERKPEGEAESEEKDRLSDCEETLNNMTFDLSETNSNSSSSSSSKKPGPLYKVTTVGPPKNRRLVLSSDHSSALTSKTRRTSLVREGLIDDLSNLPIISNMTVVLENCLVAERSSSVEMPKLEAEGLIEKKGLGCDKGKKPNGKVEKCSSKSRTNRPIAPAPAPPKLIAIPNTTYTPPNAAETTPPQQVPPLSAVGAANAKPLPLKPIKPKLGVAVEPALVKAATLVPCRDSRKKEKRRLKEKHSRDLARTPNGDNSFPVKMEDVGNKGTGKEPSGSLLKEHLSKQEVVNGLTETQESRMASIRAEADKVYTFTDNAPSPSIGCSSRLESGSLVGGDGSTSKTNSPAYSDISDAGDDGGSDCRSKAGSSSSSSSSSSESNTNNVNSSTSKTPPTSSAPPGPGKDPQSPYYHGYDPYYLQGYLQTGQPASSAFHKSSTPHDGKNRKEEVKEGSEERDGPEFPDVKKTEGGSSGLQSQLQLAMSQTQTALAQSLYYGQYARGLYMDQKLLLASRGCDQQGGKQRGVQASREAEEGKHMSASTSVLAKGSDSVKACCSKPGMSYVEMGERTHTQSGRPVEHQNQARDSNEMKSASAMSQNNQTELDSNVSFSNLSDGPPWSRPGQTQQDQDIQQIPQDLDPAAADLSKDWDSSSQLPVSKMGGDLRKAKTHDPPTSDSEDCDRLDEQEQEPMGVLCEDSQSARVAVSPPTVPQQPYGQYQSSYQYLHLPDSSPSSYRGVSPTLVHNYPGFHYPLYGKTAGTPGRETAGREESEVTQSSRGAGSKQTGEAAALEMLQHQSLQYHGKSPAPGERGSPEGERDTERERNHVPYARHLHTHHHTHLGMSYPLMSGQYDLYQGLSSRSLVPSQQVGGHPSSSENEVKK is encoded by the exons ATGAATCGGTTTTTGAAAGGAAAAAATGGACCGATGACGGATTGTGGGGAGCTGTCCGGCTGTCCAAACGCAACCGCTGtatcagacagactgacagcatTCCCTACCGTTCAAATCCGGGGAAATTTCAATGAGGAGTCAAGAAAATTCTCGTCAAAACGCAACAAAACTTCTAAAGATTCGGAGACGCCGCTCCTCGCGCTGTGTGGCATCGCTGAAATATGCGTAGGTAAAACAACCGAGACTCAAGGACGCCCCGGAGAGGCTTTGGAAATGAATTCAGCACCGGGCCGGGCGGTCAGCAACCTTAACACCAGTGATGTAACCGCTTCATGCGCCAAAGgcaaggaagaaagaaaggggaAAAATCTAATCAGGggctggaaaagagagagggatgctgtCAGGACGaggaaagacaaacagaacgATGGGCAAACGAGCCCCGTCTTCAAATCTATACCCGACCGTTCGTGCCCCTTCGGTAGCAGGGAGAATCCGTGCCATTGTGCAGACGGCGGGATGGGAGACATCTGCGGGTTGGATTGTAGAATAAAGAGCAGCGCTATTGTTGTAAGGAGGAATGACAACACTGGAACACCGGCAAAGAAACCGAGGACTGAAAAG GTGGATCCAATGTTCACAgtgcctgccccccctcctcctggccccGTCGGACCCCCAGGCCCTGTGTCTtccgcccccttcccccctccggtCGTAGCCCCGGGGCCCAGGAAGCTTCTGGTGAGGACCCGGTCCATCGGCACGAGCACCCAGGATGGCAGCGGGTCGGACAGCGACATGGGGGGGGTGGGTCCCTGCCAGCCTGGCACCAGCGTCAACCTGGAGGGCATTGTGTGGCACGAGacggaggaag GTGTCCTGGTGGTCAACGTGACGTGGAGGAAGAGGACCTATGTGGGCACGCTGCTGGACTGTACCAAGCATGACTGGGCCCCTCCCAG GTTCTGCGAGTCTCCGTCAAGCGACCCAGAGACACCAGGGGGGCGTGGCCGAGGTAAACGGATGCGATTGGCTATCCCCGAGCGGCCCTGTGTTGACCCTGCCTTGCCTAAGGTCAGGGGCTTGCCACACAAAAACCGGGGCGGGGGTGTGTCAGGGGGCGGGGCCATCGGCGGGGTCATCCACAGTAAGGGGCGAAGAGGCAGCCTAAACCTCATCAACAACTGCCGGACTCCGCCCTTTTTCTCTGTGGAGGAAGCAAAGATTAGCCCTGCCCCCTTGGCTGtggggaagaggaagaacaaGCCTCCAGCCGACCTGGACCTCAGTCTGGTTACCGACGACAACAAAACAGGAAATGGGAAGCGAATCCGTGCCAAGTCCCGTTCCGCTCCGTCCACGCCGCAGGGTAAGTCCGACCCCTCCTTCCTGGACCCAGCATGCACCTCTCCCATCCTGATCGACTGCCCTCACCCCAACTGCACCAAGAGGTACAAGCACATAAACGGCCTGCGCTACCACCAGACCCACGCCCacctggaggtggagaggaagccTGAGGGCGAGGCGGAGAgcgaggagaaagacagactgtCGGACTGCGAAGAGACTCTCAACaacatgacctttgacctgtcagAGACCAAcagtaacagcagcagcagcagctcctctaAGAAGCCAGGCCCTCTGTATAAAGTCACCACGGTGGGGCCTCCTAAGAACAGACGACTGGTGCTCAGCAGTGATCACAGTTCCGCACTCACCTCCAAAACCAGGAGGACCTCTCTGGTCAGGGAGGGCCTGATCGACGACCTGAGCAACCTGCCCATCATCTCCAACATGACCGTGGTCCTGGAGAACTGCCTGGTTGCGGAGCGGAGCTCCTCGGTGGAGATGCCCAAGCTAGAGGCCGAGGGGCTGATAGAGAAGAAAGGACTGGGCTGTGACAAGGGGAAGAAGCCCAACGGCAAAGTGGAGAAGTGTTCGTCCAAGTCGAGAACCAACCGCCCCATCGCCCCCGCCCCGGCTCCCCCGAAGCTCATCGCCATCCCCAACACCACTTACACCCCACCCAACGCCGCAGAGACCACGCCCCCGCAGCAGGTCCCGCCCCTGTCCGCCGTCGGCGCTGCAAACGCCAAGCCTCTCCCGCTGAAGCCGATCAAGCCGAAGCTGGGCGTGGCGGTGGAGCCGGCGCTGGTGAAGGCCGCTACCCTGGTCCCCTGCAGAGACTCCAGGAAGAAGGAGAAGCGCCGACTGAAGGAAAAACACAGCAGGGACCTCGCCAGGACGCCCAACGGGGACAACAGCTTCCCAGTCAAGATGGAGGATGTCGGGAACAAGGGGACGGGGAAGGAGCCTTCCGGAAGCCTGCTGAAGGAGCACCtgagcaaacaggaagtggtgaACGGGCTGACGGAGACCCAGGAGAGCCGCATGGCGAGCATCAGGGCGGAGGCGGACAAGGTGTACACCTTCACGGACAACGCACCCAGCCCGTCCATTGGCTGCTCGTCCAGGCTGGAGTCCGGGAGCCTGGTGGGAGGGGACGGTTCCACCTCCAAGACCAACAGCCCCGCCTACTCTGACATCTCCGACGCCGGGGACGACGGGGGGTCGGACTGTCGCTCCAAAGCCggctcctcgtcctcgtcctcctcttcctcctcggagTCAAACACGAACAACGTCAACAGCAGCACCAGCAAGACTCCGCCCACAAGCTCCGCTCCTCCCGGGCCGGGCAAGGATCCGCAGTCTCCTTATTACCATGGCTACGACCCCTACTACCTTCAAGGTTACCTGCAGACCGGCCAGCCGGCCAGCTCTGCCTTCCACAAGAGCTCCACACCCCACGACGGGaagaacaggaaggaggaggtgaaggaaggcagcgaggagagagacggCCCAGAGTTCCCGGACGTcaagaagacagagggagggagctcCGGCTTGCAGTCCCAGCTCCAGCTAGCTATGAGCCAGACCCAGACAGCCCTGGCCCAGTCCCTGTACTACGGCCAGTACGCCAGGGGCCTGTACATGGACCAGAAGCTCTTGCTGGCCTCCAGGGGCTGCGATCAGCAGGGCGGCAAACAGAGGGGCGTCCAGGCcagcagggaggcagaggaagggaaACACATGTCCGCCTCCACTAGTGTGTTGGCCAAGGGGTCAGACTCGGTCAAGGCCTGCTGCTCCAAGCCTGGCATGTCCTACGTGGAGATGGGAGAGCGAACACACACCCAGTCTGGCAGGCCAGTGGAGCACCAGAACCAGGCCAGAGACTCTAATGAGATGAAATCGGCATCGGCCATGAGTCAAAACAATCAGACAGAGCTGGACTCAAATGTATCATTTTCCAAT CTATCTGATGGGCCGCCCTGGTCCCGACCCGGCCAGACCCAACAGGACCAGGACATCCAGCAAATCCCTCAGGATCTGGACCCTGCAGCAGCTGACCTATCTAAAGACTGGGATtcgtcctctcagctgcccgtcAGTAAGATGGGAGGGGACCTTAGAAAGGCCAAGACCCATGACCCGCCCACCTCAGACTCAGAGGACTGTGACAGGCTTGACGAGCAGGAGCAGGAGCCAATGGGTGTGCTGTGTGAGGACTCCCAGAGTGCCCGAGTGGCGGTGTCCCCGCCCACAGTGCCCCAACAGCCCTATGGGCAGTACCAGTCCTCCTACCAGTACCTTCACCTGCCAGACAGCAGCCCCTCCTCCTACAGGGGGGTGTCACCCACACTGGTGCACAACTACCCAG GGTTCCACTACCCCCTGTATGGTAAGACAGCGGGCACGCCGGGCAGGGAGACCGCAGGCAGGGAGGAGTCGGAGGTGACCCAGAGCAGCCGCGgtgcgggcagcaagcagacaggGGAGGCTGCAGCACTGGAGATGCTGCAGCACCAGAGTCTGCAGTACCACGGCAAGTCCCCTGCG cctggagagagaggttcgcctgagggagagagagacacggagcgGGAGAGAAACCACGTCCCGTACGCCCGACACCTACACAcgcatcaccacacacaccttggcATGAGCTATCCCCTCATGTCTGGACAGTACGACCTCTACCAAG GATTGAGTTCCAGATCTCTGGTCCCAAGCCAGCAAGTAGGAGGACACCCATCCTCCTCCG AGAACGAAGTGAAGAAGTGA